Genomic DNA from Amycolatopsis alba DSM 44262:
CGGCGGCGCGGCGGTTTCTGTTACGAGCTCAACGGGCTCTTCGCCGCCTTGCTGCGGGAACTGGGTTTCGACGTCTCCCTGAAGTCGGCGAAGGTGTTCGGGCCGGGCGGCGCCCTCGGACCGCCGTTCGACCACGCGGCCATCCGTGTCGAACTGGACGAGCCGTGGCTGGCCGACGTCGGCTTCGGCCGGTTCAGCCGGTTCCCGCTGAGGCTGTCCGCCACCGAGGCGCAGGCCGACCCTGATGGCGAGTTCCTGTTCCTCGACGCGCCCTACGGCGACGTCGACGTCCTCCGGGACGGCGAACCCCAGTACCGGATCGAGCCGCGGACTCGGGCGCTGGACGAGTTCGTCCCGACGGCGTTCTGGCAGGCGACGTCGCCGGACTCGCATTTCACGCGGGGGCCGACCTGTTCACTGCCGGGCAAGCACGGCCGGGTCACCCTCACGGGTGACAAGCTGATCGTGACAACGCACGGCGTCCGCGAGGAGACCGGGCTTTCGAGTGATCAGGCGATCCTGGACACCTACCGGAAGGAGTTCGGGATCGAACTCACCCGAGTGCCGGAACGGCCTTGACCTGATCGACGCCGGTCATCGACCATGAACCCCCCGGAATGAACGAAGCCCCGCCGCCGGGGGTGACCCGGTTGCGGGGCTTCGTCCGTTCCCGAACTGACTGCCGCTCCCACCACGAAGCGGACATGTATGAGGTTAGCCTAACCTCATCTACCCCGGCAAGGGGTTCGCCCGAGAGACGCCGATCTCACTCTTTCGAGTGACGGCACACTGGGTCCATGAGCCATCTGAGCGGTAAAGCCGTGGTGATCACCGGCGCTGGACAGGGTCTGGGCAGGGCTTTCGCGCATCACGCCGCTTCGCACGGGGCCGCCGTCGTCGTGAACGACGTGGACGGCGACCTCGCGCGGGAAGTCGCCGGGGAGATCCGGTCGCTCGGCGGACGCGCCGTCGCGAATGGACACTCGGTCGCCGAAGCCGGCTCGGCCGCCGGACTGATCGACCAGTGCGTCACCGAGTTCGGCACGCTCGACGGCCTGGTCAACAACGCCGGAGTCAACTACCGCGCCGAGCCGTGGGCCGACGATCCGGTCAAGATGCGCGAGGTGGTCGAGGTCAACGTGCTGGGCACGCTGTTCTGCGGGACCGCGGCGGCCGGGGTGATGTGCGAGCGCGGCGGCGGCGTGATCGTGAACGTGGGCTCCGGCTCGATGATCGGCCAGCGGCGCGCGGCCGCGTACTCGGCCTCGAAGGGCGCCGTCGCGTCCATGACCGCTTCCTGGGCCGTCGACCTGGCCGGGCACGGGATCCGGGTCAACGCCGTCGCGCCGGTGGCCTGGACGCGCATGGCCCGGAACGACCCGAGCGTCGTCCAGACCCCGGAGCACACACCGGAACGGGTGGCCCCGCTGGTGACGTACCTGCTCAGCGACCTTTCGGCGGGCGTCACCGGGCAGATCCTGCGGTTCCGCGGCGACATCCTGTGCGTCCTCCGCCAGACCGCGATCAAGGATCCGGTCCTCGAACGCGATGCGTGGACCGTCGAAGACATCGCGGACGCGGTGGGCGGCGAGCTGCGGGAGGCGCTGGAGCCGCCTCCCGCAGCTAGATGGAAGTAGCCGCTCCCCGTCGCCGGTGATAGTGCCACGTCACCGCGGCGAGCAGCGGTCCCCAGAGCAGCAGCGGCAGGTAGACGACGGCGATCA
This window encodes:
- a CDS encoding arylamine N-acetyltransferase family protein; this translates as MDVAAYLDRLGLDRPATADVTALRMLQERHLAVVPFENLSIHLGEPIVLDTEALFDKIVRRRRGGFCYELNGLFAALLRELGFDVSLKSAKVFGPGGALGPPFDHAAIRVELDEPWLADVGFGRFSRFPLRLSATEAQADPDGEFLFLDAPYGDVDVLRDGEPQYRIEPRTRALDEFVPTAFWQATSPDSHFTRGPTCSLPGKHGRVTLTGDKLIVTTHGVREETGLSSDQAILDTYRKEFGIELTRVPERP
- a CDS encoding SDR family NAD(P)-dependent oxidoreductase, whose translation is MSHLSGKAVVITGAGQGLGRAFAHHAASHGAAVVVNDVDGDLAREVAGEIRSLGGRAVANGHSVAEAGSAAGLIDQCVTEFGTLDGLVNNAGVNYRAEPWADDPVKMREVVEVNVLGTLFCGTAAAGVMCERGGGVIVNVGSGSMIGQRRAAAYSASKGAVASMTASWAVDLAGHGIRVNAVAPVAWTRMARNDPSVVQTPEHTPERVAPLVTYLLSDLSAGVTGQILRFRGDILCVLRQTAIKDPVLERDAWTVEDIADAVGGELREALEPPPAARWK